In Methylotenera mobilis JLW8, the following are encoded in one genomic region:
- a CDS encoding carbamoyltransferase, whose protein sequence is MIVLGLSGALGHDASAAILVDGKVIAAAEEERFIRDKHAKNQFPYEAAKFCLKQAGVKAEDVDIVAFPYAEIPLSTNARWHYAKRHWYAPDRALDAIFNGNRRFRRNRDKSLKLMADLGLTNAKFVPVEHHLAHASSAYHLSGFKEKTAIVGIDGKGEYATTFFGYGENGKIHKIKEFYDPDSLGGMYGAITEYLGFEMLDGEFKVMGMAPYGDASKYDLSKLITFEDGDLRVNTKLVNVVGLRRYKENGKGYYFTPELIEWLGPKRHGDEIDDPYIHYAASVQALLEDVALKMIDYYLGDIIKETGRIAMAGGVALNVKLNQRIIAMPHVKELFVQPASGDNGTSLGAATYAAHLAGDTVQKMEHAYLGPAFTSDECVAACEAHPEKPIFTRVENAPQKAAELLASGNPLAWLQGRMEFGPRSLGCRSILGDPSYPGVADRINAQIKYRERWRPFCPSMLDRVAPDILQTEHPAPYMTFTFDVAEHWKSRIPEVVHEDGTARAQVVTRETNPRYYELIEHLEQLRGVPVVLNTSLNRRGEPMICSPTDALNMFYGCDLEYLMMEDVLVTKK, encoded by the coding sequence ATGATTGTATTAGGTTTATCTGGTGCTTTAGGTCACGATGCTTCGGCTGCTATATTGGTCGATGGTAAAGTGATTGCTGCAGCTGAAGAAGAGCGTTTTATTAGAGATAAGCACGCCAAGAATCAATTTCCGTATGAGGCTGCCAAGTTCTGCTTAAAGCAAGCGGGAGTTAAGGCTGAAGATGTGGATATTGTTGCTTTCCCCTATGCGGAAATCCCTTTGAGCACAAACGCGCGTTGGCACTATGCCAAGCGCCACTGGTATGCACCTGATCGTGCATTGGACGCTATTTTTAACGGTAACCGCCGTTTCCGTCGTAACCGTGATAAATCATTGAAATTGATGGCGGATTTAGGCTTAACTAATGCCAAATTCGTGCCGGTTGAACACCACTTGGCACACGCCTCCAGTGCTTATCATTTAAGCGGCTTTAAAGAAAAAACAGCGATTGTAGGTATTGATGGTAAGGGCGAGTACGCGACTACTTTTTTTGGCTACGGCGAGAACGGCAAGATCCATAAAATCAAAGAGTTTTATGACCCGGACTCTTTAGGCGGCATGTACGGTGCGATTACCGAGTATCTCGGTTTTGAGATGCTGGATGGCGAGTTTAAAGTTATGGGCATGGCGCCATATGGGGATGCCAGCAAATATGATTTGTCTAAGCTAATCACATTTGAAGATGGTGACTTGCGTGTCAACACCAAACTGGTAAACGTGGTTGGTTTGCGTCGCTATAAAGAGAATGGTAAAGGCTATTACTTCACGCCAGAGTTGATTGAGTGGCTAGGTCCTAAGCGTCATGGCGATGAGATTGATGACCCATACATCCATTACGCTGCTTCTGTGCAGGCGCTGCTAGAAGATGTTGCACTGAAAATGATTGATTACTACCTTGGTGACATTATCAAGGAAACCGGCCGCATTGCTATGGCTGGCGGTGTTGCGCTGAACGTGAAGTTGAATCAGCGCATTATCGCGATGCCTCATGTGAAAGAGCTGTTTGTGCAGCCAGCATCTGGCGATAACGGTACTTCATTGGGCGCTGCCACTTATGCTGCGCACTTAGCGGGCGACACCGTGCAGAAGATGGAGCATGCCTACTTAGGTCCAGCCTTCACTTCGGATGAATGTGTGGCGGCCTGTGAAGCGCACCCAGAGAAACCAATCTTCACCCGTGTAGAAAATGCTCCGCAAAAAGCGGCCGAGTTGTTGGCGAGCGGTAATCCGCTAGCATGGTTGCAAGGCCGAATGGAGTTTGGTCCGCGCTCGTTAGGTTGCCGTAGTATTTTAGGTGACCCTAGCTATCCAGGTGTGGCCGATCGCATCAATGCGCAGATTAAATACCGTGAGCGCTGGCGTCCATTCTGCCCGAGCATGTTAGACCGTGTTGCGCCGGATATTTTGCAAACCGAGCATCCTGCACCATATATGACGTTTACCTTTGATGTTGCTGAGCATTGGAAGTCACGTATTCCCGAGGTGGTGCATGAGGACGGTACTGCGCGTGCGCAAGTGGTCACCCGCGAAACCAACCCGCGTTATTACGAGCTGATTGAGCATTTGGAACAGTTGCGCGGGGTACCTGTGGTGCTGAATACTTCATTGAACCGCCGTGGCGAACCCATGATTTGCTCACCGACAGATGCCTTGAATATGTTCTACGGCTGCGACCTGGAGTATTTAATGATGGAAGATGTCTTAGTGACAAAAAAATGA
- a CDS encoding lipopolysaccharide kinase InaA family protein: MNTTATALKLEQFGLEHHAITLADGTVLEILDVVRVVPAKRLVCQGMWCGQWVYAKLFFGQGAAKYWARDKQGVASLQHANIATPPLLFTGLSQDKQQYVLILQAITPAKNAEVCWSELALDAAARLQLAKKLVLEVAAHHQAGLLQTDLYLKNFLLQATTAGDGRGAKVFTLDGDGIRRMPRLFASHAQQQNLATLFSKMDVLDDHHIPELYRLYCERLGKQSSHQAEAKIWRLTQKIRRQVASGYADKKVFRTCTDVKVATSAKSFIAVASAFRVEDFAVQILDGALLDKAANFKNGNTCTVAKASVAGSAVVIKRYNIKNFWHGLNRALRSTRAAKSWANAYRLMISGILTPAPIALVEERWGCLRRRAYFVSAYVEAPDAQQYFAQTVSLQAKKTVAQNLAALFYKMYLLQFAHGDCKATNIKIVDGAPLLIDLDSMNAYPLHWLATAWFKLQHIKDLKRLMKNWADDAETLTLLKQAFAEKYGQNGLCAEDNILIRAKIA; encoded by the coding sequence ATGAATACAACCGCAACTGCGTTAAAGTTGGAGCAATTTGGCCTCGAGCATCACGCCATTACACTGGCCGATGGCACCGTGCTGGAGATTCTTGATGTGGTGCGTGTCGTGCCAGCCAAGCGCTTAGTGTGCCAGGGCATGTGGTGCGGGCAGTGGGTGTATGCCAAACTATTTTTTGGACAAGGTGCGGCGAAGTATTGGGCGCGAGATAAGCAGGGCGTAGCGTCGTTGCAGCATGCCAACATTGCCACGCCGCCATTGTTGTTCACGGGGTTGTCGCAAGATAAACAGCAGTATGTGTTGATATTGCAAGCGATTACGCCAGCAAAAAATGCAGAAGTGTGTTGGAGTGAATTAGCCCTGGATGCAGCCGCACGTCTGCAACTGGCGAAAAAACTAGTGCTGGAGGTGGCTGCGCACCATCAGGCGGGCTTGCTGCAAACAGATTTGTACTTAAAGAATTTTTTGCTACAAGCTACTACGGCAGGTGATGGTCGAGGTGCCAAGGTATTCACCTTGGATGGAGATGGCATTCGTCGCATGCCACGTTTGTTTGCATCACATGCGCAGCAGCAAAATCTCGCTACACTGTTTTCTAAAATGGATGTGCTGGATGATCACCATATTCCAGAGTTGTATAGGCTGTACTGCGAGCGTTTAGGGAAGCAGAGCTCACATCAGGCTGAAGCTAAAATCTGGCGGTTAACGCAGAAAATACGCCGACAGGTTGCGAGTGGCTATGCGGATAAGAAAGTGTTTAGAACTTGTACCGACGTTAAAGTAGCCACTAGCGCCAAGTCTTTTATTGCTGTTGCCAGTGCGTTTAGGGTGGAAGATTTTGCAGTACAAATCTTGGATGGCGCCTTGCTGGATAAAGCTGCCAACTTCAAGAATGGCAACACCTGTACGGTGGCAAAAGCTAGCGTAGCAGGTAGCGCTGTGGTGATTAAGCGTTACAACATCAAGAATTTTTGGCATGGCTTGAATCGTGCGTTACGTAGCACTAGGGCGGCCAAGTCGTGGGCTAATGCCTATCGCCTGATGATTTCCGGCATTTTGACGCCAGCACCGATTGCGCTGGTAGAAGAGCGCTGGGGCTGCCTGCGGCGCCGTGCATATTTTGTGAGTGCCTATGTTGAAGCGCCGGATGCGCAGCAGTATTTTGCACAGACCGTGAGCTTGCAAGCTAAAAAAACAGTGGCGCAGAATCTGGCGGCATTGTTTTATAAAATGTATTTACTCCAGTTTGCGCATGGGGACTGCAAGGCCACGAATATTAAAATAGTGGATGGTGCGCCGCTGCTGATTGATTTGGATAGCATGAATGCCTACCCCTTGCACTGGTTGGCTACAGCATGGTTCAAGTTGCAGCATATCAAGGATTTGAAAAGACTGATGAAAAACTGGGCGGATGACGCCGAAACATTGACGTTATTGAAACAAGCTTTTGCTGAAAAATACGGGCAAAACGGCTTGTGTGCAGAAGATAATATTTTAATTCGTGCAAAAATAGCTTAA
- a CDS encoding 2OG-Fe(II) oxygenase — MSDVKSLLPIESTDGFVLDQAVSRAIGEDLMGEYAFAEPYPHIVIDNFLPAEMAEQLLAHFPEDAKAHDKTYQKGYGGTHKRQILPYDCDVYMRDAFAFFNSAAMLQFLEGVTNIRGLLPDPYFSGGGLHETSNGGLLGIHADFRVNESLQTLRRVNLLIYLNKDWQDAYGGKLELWDREMTAMVKSVSPVFNRCVIFNTDEDSFHGHPDPLTLPDGVSRRSIALYYYTAMPISNDSGESRHTLYVARPHDSEQVKADVRKLAKKREKRAKKLFQAHEQQSMKQKLASIKSRLLSLFK; from the coding sequence ATGAGCGACGTTAAATCACTGTTACCAATTGAGTCTACCGATGGTTTTGTGCTGGATCAGGCGGTATCGCGTGCGATAGGCGAAGATTTGATGGGTGAGTATGCTTTTGCAGAGCCATACCCGCACATAGTGATTGATAACTTTTTGCCTGCCGAAATGGCGGAACAGTTGTTGGCACATTTTCCAGAAGATGCTAAAGCACACGACAAGACCTATCAGAAAGGTTATGGCGGTACGCATAAGCGCCAGATACTGCCTTATGACTGTGATGTTTACATGCGTGATGCGTTTGCCTTTTTTAACTCGGCAGCTATGCTGCAGTTTTTAGAAGGCGTGACCAATATTCGCGGCCTGTTACCTGATCCGTATTTTTCAGGTGGTGGCTTGCATGAAACAAGCAACGGCGGCCTGCTGGGTATCCACGCTGATTTTAGGGTGAACGAGTCGCTGCAAACCTTAAGGCGCGTTAACCTGCTAATTTACCTCAATAAAGATTGGCAAGACGCATACGGTGGCAAGCTTGAGTTGTGGGATAGGGAAATGACCGCTATGGTGAAAAGTGTTTCTCCTGTTTTTAACCGCTGCGTGATATTCAATACCGATGAAGATAGTTTTCATGGTCATCCTGACCCTTTGACGTTGCCGGACGGCGTTAGTCGCCGGTCAATTGCGCTTTACTATTATACGGCAATGCCAATTAGCAATGATTCCGGTGAGTCTAGACATACGCTTTACGTAGCAAGGCCACATGACAGCGAGCAGGTGAAAGCTGACGTGCGTAAGCTCGCAAAAAAACGGGAAAAGCGCGCGAAAAAGCTGTTTCAAGCCCATGAGCAGCAGTCTATGAAGCAGAAGTTAGCCAGCATTAAATCGCGTTTGCTTAGCTTGTTTAAATGA
- a CDS encoding glycosyltransferase, protein MNTTPTQALPKFSIALVNYKTLELTKICLELLKKHLDSADLDPNSVDVWVVDNHSQDESVEYLRTLDWIHLIERAPTEHEEGFVAHGRGLDLILQQIKTDYLFLMHTDTFIYDASVFGWALKFCLADGKVAAVGCLEQLNRGYLRTAWRISSRFCKHYSRRFKLFFGLNARQPKPYVEAYLKSFFALWNVKLMKQQGYVFLMENRIPGYALQDKLKQDGYKLKVVSPMKLFKFLDHIEAGTVGLRALYSDMNRRVKRKKSILKKFES, encoded by the coding sequence TTGAACACTACGCCTACTCAAGCTTTGCCTAAATTTAGCATTGCGTTAGTTAATTACAAGACCTTAGAACTCACTAAGATTTGCCTAGAGTTATTAAAAAAACATCTGGATAGTGCAGATCTTGACCCTAACAGTGTGGATGTCTGGGTGGTGGATAATCACTCTCAAGATGAGAGTGTTGAATACTTACGTACGCTGGATTGGATTCATTTGATTGAAAGAGCGCCCACCGAGCATGAAGAAGGCTTTGTGGCGCACGGTAGAGGTTTAGATCTGATTTTGCAGCAAATCAAAACAGATTATTTATTCCTGATGCACACAGATACCTTTATCTACGACGCTAGCGTTTTTGGCTGGGCGTTAAAGTTCTGCCTCGCCGATGGAAAGGTGGCGGCAGTGGGTTGCCTGGAGCAGCTGAATCGTGGGTATTTGCGTACCGCATGGCGTATTAGTTCAAGGTTCTGTAAGCATTACTCCAGAAGATTTAAACTGTTTTTTGGTTTGAACGCAAGGCAACCTAAGCCTTATGTTGAGGCGTATTTAAAAAGCTTTTTTGCTTTATGGAATGTTAAGTTGATGAAGCAGCAGGGCTACGTGTTCCTGATGGAAAACCGTATCCCCGGCTATGCATTGCAAGACAAATTAAAGCAGGATGGTTATAAGCTGAAGGTCGTATCACCGATGAAACTGTTCAAGTTTCTAGATCATATTGAAGCCGGTACCGTGGGCTTGCGCGCGTTGTATAGCGATATGAATCGCCGTGTGAAAAGGAAAAAATCAATTTTGAAAAAGTTTGAGAGTTAA
- a CDS encoding lipopolysaccharide kinase InaA family protein, whose product MTTSFTAPFISSRHTSILSQHQLNRFDAVWDYEIQWFEEPNHRRGGWSGVGRIALEHNGASPLFLFVKKQQNHGRKTLLHPLSGEPTFRREFAWLQFLEARQFHAPKVAFYAEHGSGEHQRAVLMTVALNEYQPLDVLSDDLRANVSRKQQMVLIQKIAEEIRRFHDFGLVHRALYPKHIFVKDAEGAPEIALIDLEKTRASRWFMFRAFFDLAALNRHAEGWRFTQRLAFFKHYLHINKLNFLSKILCRLIIKRSRR is encoded by the coding sequence ATGACAACATCATTCACTGCGCCATTTATTTCATCTCGGCATACTTCCATTTTAAGCCAGCACCAGCTCAATCGTTTTGATGCGGTTTGGGATTATGAAATTCAATGGTTTGAAGAACCGAATCATCGTCGTGGTGGCTGGAGTGGCGTTGGACGCATCGCGCTGGAGCATAATGGCGCAAGCCCGCTATTTTTATTTGTAAAAAAGCAGCAAAATCATGGCCGCAAAACCTTGCTGCATCCACTAAGTGGCGAGCCAACCTTCAGACGTGAGTTTGCATGGCTGCAGTTTTTAGAAGCGCGTCAGTTTCATGCGCCTAAAGTGGCCTTTTATGCGGAGCACGGCAGCGGCGAGCATCAGCGTGCGGTGTTGATGACGGTAGCTTTGAACGAGTATCAGCCGCTGGATGTTTTATCTGACGACTTACGTGCCAATGTGAGCCGCAAGCAGCAAATGGTGTTGATACAAAAAATTGCAGAAGAAATTCGTCGTTTTCATGACTTTGGCTTAGTGCATAGGGCGTTGTATCCTAAGCATATTTTTGTTAAAGATGCTGAAGGTGCCCCGGAAATTGCCTTGATAGACTTGGAAAAAACCAGAGCTAGCCGCTGGTTCATGTTTCGCGCTTTCTTTGATTTGGCGGCATTGAATCGCCATGCTGAAGGCTGGCGCTTTACGCAAAGGTTGGCTTTCTTTAAGCACTATTTGCATATTAATAAACTGAATTTTTTGAGCAAAATATTGTGCCGATTGATTATTAAGCGCTCGAGAAGATAA
- a CDS encoding lysophospholipid acyltransferase family protein, whose amino-acid sequence MFKLLLKPLSSLSLPTIHKLGTALGKLLYLLMPQAKTIITENLTQSGLMPQGCEMKALIKLNMAEAGKSLLESLALWQKDDQEVLSWVKPCADWHVVEEAIAKKKGIIFLTPHMGSFEITSIFYGAHHPITVLYRRPKLHWLHALTIAGRTRQQVKLAPANLQGVRTLIQALKRGEAVGILPDQVPGRGEGEWAPFFGKPAYTMTLVGKLAEKTGATVIMVFGERLSNGEGFQVHMTKLEEGAVATPALLNQAIEQQVSNNIVQYLWQYPRYRVRNRVLKREQRKAENDL is encoded by the coding sequence ATGTTTAAACTGCTACTCAAGCCCCTTTCTTCACTCTCGCTTCCAACTATCCATAAATTAGGCACTGCACTGGGAAAACTCCTCTATTTATTGATGCCCCAAGCCAAAACTATTATTACTGAAAATCTCACACAAAGCGGCTTAATGCCTCAAGGCTGCGAGATGAAAGCGCTAATTAAACTGAACATGGCTGAGGCTGGAAAATCGCTGCTAGAGAGCCTAGCGCTATGGCAAAAAGATGATCAAGAAGTCTTGTCGTGGGTGAAGCCTTGTGCCGATTGGCATGTGGTGGAAGAAGCGATTGCCAAGAAAAAAGGGATAATTTTCTTAACGCCGCATATGGGCAGCTTTGAAATCACTTCTATTTTTTACGGCGCACATCACCCCATTACCGTGCTGTATCGCCGTCCAAAATTACACTGGTTACATGCATTAACAATAGCTGGCCGCACTCGCCAGCAGGTGAAGTTAGCGCCAGCTAACCTGCAAGGCGTACGTACCCTGATACAAGCATTAAAACGTGGTGAGGCGGTAGGCATTTTACCTGACCAGGTACCAGGCAGAGGCGAAGGCGAATGGGCACCCTTTTTCGGCAAGCCCGCATACACCATGACTTTAGTGGGAAAATTAGCAGAGAAGACCGGTGCTACCGTGATTATGGTGTTTGGCGAGCGCCTAAGTAACGGTGAGGGGTTTCAGGTACATATGACCAAACTGGAAGAAGGTGCCGTTGCCACACCCGCGTTGTTAAACCAAGCGATAGAGCAGCAGGTAAGTAACAATATTGTGCAGTATTTATGGCAATACCCGCGCTACAGGGTAAGAAACCGCGTACTCAAACGCGAGCAAAGAAAAGCAGAAAACGACCTTTAA
- the rfaP gene encoding lipopolysaccharide core heptose(I) kinase RfaP — protein sequence MAKLDLPAFISKHLGVDAFAQIMQLRGRVYRNVTGRRTVQVQFGDESYFVKQHFGVGWREIFKSFLSFKKPILGALTEVRAIQKLNEIGIDTTPLVGYGVRGCNPATQQSFIITKDLGDIISLEDLCANWVSNPPDARFKRRLIIAVAALSRTLHQSGLNHRDFYLCHLCLDAQALQQNQIKLYLIDLHRMQVHARPAMKAVMKDIAGLYFSSMDVGLTARDYLRFKRYYAADFSEVGAGFWQSVTARAGKLYAKFHSAKFQKRLQQEHAAVD from the coding sequence GTGGCTAAACTAGATTTACCAGCTTTTATCAGTAAGCATTTAGGTGTAGATGCATTTGCTCAGATTATGCAATTGCGGGGGCGAGTGTACCGTAATGTAACTGGTAGGCGCACGGTGCAGGTGCAGTTTGGGGATGAAAGCTACTTTGTGAAGCAGCACTTTGGCGTGGGTTGGCGAGAGATTTTTAAGAGTTTTTTAAGCTTTAAAAAGCCAATTCTGGGTGCACTTACCGAGGTGCGCGCAATTCAGAAGTTGAATGAGATTGGTATCGACACTACGCCCCTAGTCGGCTACGGGGTGCGTGGCTGTAATCCGGCGACGCAGCAGTCTTTTATCATCACCAAAGATTTAGGCGATATTATTTCTTTAGAAGACTTATGTGCGAACTGGGTGAGCAATCCGCCGGATGCTCGCTTTAAAAGGCGCCTCATCATTGCTGTAGCAGCGCTCTCAAGGACACTGCATCAAAGCGGGCTGAATCATAGAGACTTTTATCTTTGCCATTTGTGTTTGGATGCGCAGGCTTTGCAGCAAAACCAGATCAAACTATATTTAATTGATTTGCACCGTATGCAAGTTCATGCACGGCCTGCGATGAAGGCGGTCATGAAGGATATTGCTGGCTTGTATTTTTCCAGCATGGATGTTGGGCTAACCGCGCGCGATTACCTGCGCTTCAAGCGCTATTATGCAGCTGATTTTTCTGAGGTGGGCGCTGGTTTTTGGCAAAGTGTTACCGCAAGGGCAGGTAAACTCTATGCCAAATTTCACAGTGCTAAGTTTCAGAAGCGGTTACAACAAGAGCACGCTGCAGTCGATTAA
- a CDS encoding glycosyltransferase family 4 protein — protein MKFAFLIFKVFPYGGVQRDMLRIAHDCVAAGHEVTIYTGEWRGDMPDARIRVEILPSRGWLNHQRHQSLIQAMQQKLQQQPVDLVVGFNRMAGLDVYYAADPCFVQRAHEERSWFYRMTGRYRFFAAAEEAVMGVNSTCQILLLTEREKLSFQQWYATPDARFHLLPPSIPADKFANKDREQCRSYARQQFSLPADANIVLTVGSAFIRKGVDRVIDAMAALPKDLQDKTWLVAIGEYESNSNIAAYCEKRSIAHRCLPVGGRADVADLMLGADVFAHPARSELAGLVLIEAMTAGLPVLVTDVCGYAPHIAQADAGVVLPAPYTQAEMNRALMQMLQSQQQATWRDNGMRYTNNIKNTSSDSAEADYIIALAQTKGGCRG, from the coding sequence TTGAAGTTTGCATTTCTTATTTTTAAAGTGTTTCCTTATGGCGGCGTGCAGCGCGATATGCTGCGTATTGCCCATGACTGTGTGGCTGCTGGGCATGAGGTGACTATTTATACAGGTGAGTGGCGTGGTGATATGCCTGATGCGCGTATCCGTGTGGAGATTTTACCTAGCCGTGGCTGGTTAAACCATCAACGACATCAGTCGCTGATTCAAGCCATGCAGCAAAAGCTACAGCAGCAGCCTGTAGATTTGGTGGTTGGCTTTAATCGTATGGCTGGTCTGGATGTGTATTATGCAGCAGATCCTTGTTTCGTTCAGCGTGCGCATGAAGAGCGCTCGTGGTTTTATCGCATGACCGGGCGCTATCGCTTTTTTGCCGCAGCAGAAGAGGCGGTGATGGGTGTGAATAGCACTTGTCAAATCCTGTTACTTACTGAACGCGAAAAACTTAGCTTTCAACAGTGGTATGCCACGCCAGACGCAAGATTCCATCTGCTGCCGCCTAGTATTCCAGCCGACAAGTTTGCTAATAAAGATCGCGAACAGTGCCGCAGTTATGCGCGACAGCAGTTTAGTTTGCCGGCAGATGCTAATATCGTGCTGACGGTAGGCTCTGCGTTTATACGCAAAGGGGTAGACCGGGTCATTGATGCGATGGCTGCCCTACCCAAAGACCTGCAAGACAAAACTTGGCTGGTTGCGATAGGGGAGTATGAGTCAAATAGTAATATCGCTGCTTATTGTGAGAAGCGCAGCATTGCCCATCGTTGCTTGCCTGTGGGCGGCCGTGCCGATGTTGCCGATTTGATGCTGGGTGCTGATGTGTTCGCGCATCCGGCACGCTCAGAGCTCGCAGGCCTGGTGCTGATTGAAGCGATGACTGCGGGCTTGCCGGTGCTGGTAACCGATGTGTGCGGTTATGCACCGCACATCGCACAGGCCGATGCTGGCGTGGTACTACCTGCGCCTTATACTCAAGCTGAAATGAACCGCGCGCTGATGCAAATGTTGCAGTCGCAGCAGCAGGCTACATGGCGAGATAATGGCATGCGTTACACGAACAATATTAAGAATACATCGTCAGATAGTGCTGAAGCGGATTACATTATCGCGCTAGCGCAAACCAAAGGTGGCTGTCGTGGCTAA
- the waaC gene encoding lipopolysaccharide heptosyltransferase I, with translation MLKLLIVKTSSLGDVIHNLPIIHDIRTQYPNAEIDWVVEESFADIPKLHPGVNRVIPVALRRWRKAIFNQNTWAEIKAAKRSISQHSYDVILDTQGLIKSGLITAMSHGHKHGFDKNSAREPLASHFYNTSHPVTRNQHAVARIRTLAALTFDYSIPTDLPNYGIAASAQADINLTSPYVVGLHGTSRDSKLWPVAHWIQLGTELAKLNLQLVLPWASAAEHQRAQQIAGALHNAHVLPKQRIAQLATIISQAQAAVGVDTGLSHLSVALSIPTVAIYTDTNPALTGVYAGAHAPAINLGNINQTPTHAQVIDALKNIL, from the coding sequence ATGCTGAAACTGCTTATCGTTAAAACTTCGTCATTAGGCGATGTCATTCATAATCTACCTATCATCCATGATATCCGCACTCAATATCCAAATGCTGAGATTGACTGGGTAGTGGAAGAAAGCTTTGCTGATATCCCCAAGCTGCACCCCGGCGTGAACCGTGTAATTCCAGTCGCACTACGCAGATGGCGCAAAGCAATTTTTAACCAAAATACCTGGGCTGAAATTAAAGCAGCCAAGCGCAGCATCAGCCAACATTCTTATGATGTGATTTTAGATACGCAAGGATTAATTAAAAGCGGCCTGATTACAGCAATGAGTCATGGGCATAAACATGGCTTTGATAAAAACTCCGCACGCGAACCACTCGCTAGCCACTTTTACAATACCAGCCACCCGGTAACACGCAATCAACATGCGGTAGCCAGAATCCGCACACTGGCTGCACTCACTTTTGACTACAGCATTCCCACTGACTTACCTAATTACGGCATTGCCGCTTCTGCACAAGCTGACATAAATCTAACATCTCCTTACGTGGTGGGGCTACACGGTACCAGCCGTGACAGTAAATTATGGCCAGTCGCACACTGGATTCAACTAGGAACGGAATTAGCCAAGCTAAATTTACAGTTAGTCCTACCTTGGGCCAGCGCCGCCGAGCATCAACGCGCACAGCAAATTGCAGGCGCACTGCACAACGCCCACGTATTGCCCAAACAACGTATTGCACAACTCGCCACTATCATCAGCCAAGCCCAGGCCGCAGTCGGCGTAGACACTGGTCTATCACACTTAAGTGTGGCATTAAGCATTCCCACTGTGGCGATTTACACTGATACCAACCCTGCGCTGACTGGCGTATATGCAGGCGCGCACGCCCCTGCCATTAACCTTGGCAATATCAATCAAACCCCAACACATGCGCAAGTAATAGACGCCCTCAAAAATATTCTATAA
- the grpE gene encoding nucleotide exchange factor GrpE has translation MHRSVNNEPGTTMQDEQSTPQPELETATENVQTPEAKIAELEAALEEAKASVLYVKAEGENIRRRAVDDIDKARKFALEKFSGELLAVKDSLDAALAIEATEVQSYKDGVELTAKQLSSVFEKFNIAEISPLGEKFDPNKHQAISMLENSGEPNTVTSVLQKGYTLNDRVLRPALVMVAK, from the coding sequence ATTCACAGAAGTGTTAATAATGAACCGGGGACAACCATGCAAGACGAACAATCTACGCCGCAACCTGAGCTAGAAACAGCAACAGAAAATGTACAAACACCAGAAGCAAAAATTGCTGAACTGGAAGCTGCACTTGAAGAAGCAAAAGCCAGCGTACTTTATGTAAAAGCTGAAGGTGAAAACATTCGCCGCCGCGCTGTTGACGATATCGACAAAGCACGTAAATTTGCTTTAGAGAAGTTTTCAGGTGAGTTACTGGCGGTAAAAGACAGCTTGGACGCAGCACTCGCTATTGAAGCGACTGAAGTTCAAAGCTACAAAGATGGTGTGGAACTGACCGCTAAACAATTATCTAGCGTATTTGAAAAATTCAACATTGCCGAAATCAGCCCACTGGGTGAAAAGTTCGACCCGAACAAACATCAGGCTATTTCAATGTTAGAAAACAGTGGCGAACCAAACACAGTGACTAGCGTACTGCAAAAAGGCTACACATTAAATGATCGCGTATTACGCCCTGCATTAGTGATGGTGGCCAAATAA